The Manihot esculenta cultivar AM560-2 chromosome 1, M.esculenta_v8, whole genome shotgun sequence genome has a window encoding:
- the LOC110609716 gene encoding receptor-like protein kinase FERONIA, whose product MRNAITLLFLSLLFHHTLLISGNSLSSLIDSIALDCGSTIDKPAKDGRNWTADTSSKFFLLDPTNASKISSALKSPMSDPVPYITARLSRSEFTYAFPVTLGSKFIRLHFFPSSYPDFSISNDSFSVKANRYTLLSNFSSALNAQASGLDSFAREFCVNVEDGQMLNITFVPTPGVDAYAFVSGIEIVSMPTDLFYTEDIETAFKFVGSENISSLNRRTALELMHRINVGSRFIPPLEDTGMFRSWNNDDEYLTIAKPSAFLSNNTIQFEYRDNRTRYAAPDLLYRTARSMGMDMKTNENYNLTWEFRVDSNFTYLVRLHFCEIQPPITNKGDKVFMIYIATQIAEAEADVIEWSGGNGIPVFKDYVVTIEPKGNQKLQNISIALHPTDQTVYADAILNGLEIFKLSSSSDNLAAPNHEIDQISPPTAATPIPKTTKSNGNKTPIGAIIGGAVSGFLVLSFLFFFIFRRRLKVKKSDSSDAPSWWGPFSVSSTKSAKTQGSTLPSDICRRFSLVEVKEATHNFDSVFIIGVGGFGNVYKGLINDGATTVAIKRLNPESQQGANEFKTEIEMLSQLRYLHLVSLIGYCYEDREMILVYDYMAQGTLRDHLYKTDNPPLSWNQRLEICIGAARGLQYLHSGAKNTIIHRDVKTTNILLDEKWVAKVSDFGLSKIGPSSMSKPHISTVVKGSFGYLDPEYYRLQRLTEKSDVYSFGVVLCEVLSARPPVNRSAVKTPASLAEWARQCYRKGIFDEIIDPYLQGKIASDCLRKFAEVAVSCLRDNGVERPSMSDVVWGLEFALQLQETAIKHCRLPDEIDIDMKIPTKGTSVADSSDDVFSSGSELMIGSRLSGMTFTSSSGEQSFLNNNFEKVKSGAIFSEINNPTGR is encoded by the coding sequence ATGAGAAACGCCATTACTCTTCTATTTCTCTCTTTATTGTTCCACCATACTCTCCTCATCTCTGGaaactcactatcttctcttaTCGACAGCATAGCTCTTGATTGTGGCTCTACAATTGATAAACCTGCAAAAGATGGTCGAAACTGGACTGCAGACACCAGTTCGAAATTCTTCCTGCTAGATCCAACCAACGCATCAAAAATCTCCTCAGCTCTTAAATCTCCCATGAGTGATCCTGTACCTTATATAACAGCACGACTCTCGCGCTCCGAATTCACCTACGCATTTCCTGTGACGTTGGGCTCTAAATTCATTCGCCTTCACTTTTTCCCATCTTCCTACCCAGATTTCTCCATTTCCAATGATTCTTTTTCCGTCAAAGCCAATCGCTACACGCTTCTTAGCAACTTCAGCTCTGCTCTTAATGCTCAGGCTTCCGGCTTAGACAGCTTTGCTCGAGAGTTCTGCGTAAATGTTGAAGATGGTCAAATGTTGAACATAACGTTCGTTCCCACTCCTGGTGTCGATGCTTATGCTTTTGTCAGCGGGATTGAAATCGTATCCATGCCAACCGATCTTTTTTACACAGAAGACATTGAAACTGCGTTCAAATTTGTTGGCTCGGAAAACATAAGCAGCCTCAACCGCAGGACTGCTTTGGAGCTGATGCACCGAATAAATGTGGGGAGCCGCTTCATTCCACCCCTAGAGGACACTGGAATGTTTCGAAGCTGGAATAACGATGACGAGTATTTAACTATTGCAAAGCCAAGTGCATTTCTCTCTAACAACACAATTCAATTTGAATACAGAGACAACAGGACTCGTTACGCTGCACCCGACTTGTTATATCGAACTGCAAGGTCAATGGGGATGGACATGAAGACCAACGAAAACTACAATCTCACTTGGGAGTTTCGGGTGGATTCTAATTTCACTTATCTTGTTAGGCTTCACTTCTGTGAAATTCAACCGCCAATAACTAACAAGGGAGACAAAGTTTTTATGATATATATAGCTACTCAAATTGCAGAGGCTGAAGCTGATGTGATTGAATGGAGTGGTGGAAACGGTATCCCTGTCTTCAAAGATTATGTGGTCACCATTGAACCAAAGGGAAACCAAAAGCTACAGAATATCTCTATCGCACTGCATCCCACTGACCAGACTGTATACGCTGATGCCATTCTGAATGGGCTTGAAATCTTCAAATTAAGTAGCAGTTCAGATAATCTTGCAGCGCCAAATCACGAAATAGATCAGATTAGTCCACCAACTGCAGCGACTCCGATTCCCAAAACAACAAAGTCGAACGGTAATAAGACACCAATAGGCGCCATTATCGGCGGTGCTGTATCGGGCTTTTTGGTGCTCTCTTTcttgtttttctttattttccgaCGAAGACTAAAAGTCAAGAAGTCGGATTCTAGTGATGCACCTTCATGGTGGGGTCCATTTTCGGTATCTTCGACCAAGTCCGCAAAGACCCAAGGCTCAACTCTGCCTTCTGATATTTGTCGCCGTTTTTCACTGGTGGAGGTCAAGGAGGCCACCCACAACTTTGACAGTGTGTTCATTATTGGTGTTGGAGGATTTGGTAATGTGTATAAAGGGTTGATTAATGATGGGGCCACTACCGTAGCGATAAAAAGATTGAATCCAGAGTCGCAACAAGGGGCCAACGAGTTCAAGACGGAGATTGAGATGCTCTCTCAACTTCGGTATCTTCATTTAGTGTCGCTAATTGGTTATTGCTACGAAGACAGGGAGATGATCCTAGTTTATGATTACATGGCTCAGGGAACTCTTCGCGATCACCTCTACAAGACCGACAATCCTCCACTTTCATGGAATCAACGGCTAGAGATTTGCATTGGTGCAGCACGTGGGTTGCAGTACCTTCATTCAGGCGCCAAGAACACCATCATTCACCGTGATGTGAAGACAACAAATATCTTGTTGGATGAGAAATGGGTCGCCAAGGTTTCAGATTTTGGATTGTCCAAAATAGGTCCCTCTAGCATGTCAAAACCCCACATCAGCACAGTGGTAAAAGGAAGTTTCGGGTACTTAGATCCTGAATATTACCGATTGCAGCGATTGACAGAAAAATCTGACGTTTACTCATTTGGCGTTGTGTTGTGTGAAGTCTTATCTGCTAGACCCCCAGTGAATCGATCAGCTGTTAAAACACCTGCAAGCTTAGCAGAGTGGGCTAGACAATGCTACCGCAAAGGAATATTCGATGAGATAATTGATCCATATCTGCAAGGAAAAATTGCCTCCGATTGTCTGAGAAAATTCGCTGAAGTTGCAGTAAGTTGCTTGCGCGACAATGGAGTTGAAAGACCATCAATGAGCGATGTGGTCTGGGGGCTTGAGTTTGCGTTGCAACTACAGGAAACTGCTATCAAACACTGTAGACTTCCAGATGAAATTGACATTGATATGAAGATCCCCACAAAGGGTACCTCAGTTGCTGATAGTAGCGATGATGTGTTCAGTAGTGGCAGTGAGCTCATGATCGGCTCCAGGCTTAGTGGAATGACATTTACAAGCAGCAGCGGCGAGCAAAGTTTTCTCAACAACAATTTTGAGAAAGTAAAATCTGGTGCTATCTTTTCTGAGATCAACAACCCAACAGGGCGATAA